cacacgGAAAACCTGGAGTCCGAAACTGTCGTGACAAGAGCGTCATAAAGTTAAAGCACCTGCACACCTGTGGTCCACTTACACTGATGTTACCTGATGAGACTTCCTCTCAGAACTATGTTGTGCAGACTGTGCTTGATTGACATCTCTCTAACTGTGCTATTAGTTTTGTTGCTCATGTTACAGCTACAACTTTATCATAAATATGGTGCAGTCAAAATTAGCTTTATTTCCATGATAAAGACATATTGCTTGACATGGTTCACTGATACTGGAACAGGTACATCATTTACTGAGTTAATGTCACCTGTGCTTGTTTGGCTATGACACGTAAAAATGTTTGCTGTCAAAGAGGCCTGCCAAACTTTAAGTGGTGAAATCCTCAAACTCACCTATTCTGCAGACTGATATATCACTAAATATatgctgtttgtttactgtaCATTATTGTTGATAGAAGAGCAGAACAGGAGAGATGATGCATGGTCTCAGTAAGTACATCATCAGCTTACGGTTACAACACTTTTCATATCAATTCCTGCCCCAGTGACATCACCCCACAGTGTGTGCGCTGACATCATGTAATTGTTAGTGAAGCTCTGCACAACTTCAACCTGAGAAGATCAAATGTTGAAGAGTTTAAAGGTGTTACTTTGTGTTATTTGAACAGAAACATGCAAATACTTGGATACTTTGATTCTATTTTATTGGAAAGtcaaaattaacattaacagttgACTCAGTAGAAGAAAacctttcattttctcagtGGCTGAACAAGGcaaatcatttgttttcttgactGACCGTTTGCTCTCTTTGTTTGACTCTATATTTGTCAGTTAATTTGAATCCCTGTCGTCTGACTGATCCACGGGTAGTACCGAGAGACTCGAGTGTAGATGCCATACTTCCCGTCCTTGGCACACTCCTCCCCCCAGCTGACAACACCCGTCAGGAACCAAGTGCCTTTGTAATTGGTGGCATGCGGGCCCCCGCTGTCCCCCTGGCACGAATCCTTTGCTTCACTTCGGAAGCCGGCACAGAACATGAAGCGCGTGATGTGGTCCCGGCTGCTCTGTTTACACTGGGTGCGGTCCACGTAGGGAACCTCCAGCTTCTGGAGCTTGTTGGCCTCGAGTCCCTGGAACTTCAGCCGTCCCCAGCCGCTCACCAGGGAGGTGCCGGACTCCCTCAGTATGGTCTCTGTGAAGTCTTTGGGGCCCAGGCAGATGGGACGCCGTTTGCTGGACAGTTCCACTGGACTGGCGAGCTTCAGCAGTGCAATATCATGGTTATACGGTGACTTGCTATAATCGTAATTGCTATGGATATGCTGCTCTGCCACCACATGGTTTCGCTCTGGACCCTCATCTTGGCTCACATCATGTTCACCTGGAAGCATACATTAATTTATATTGTATAGTTTTCTATGCCAGGCAGTATGTTGGGTCTAGCAGCCTCTGAAATAAGAAGTAAACAACTTTACATTGTGAAATAATCAGATCCTAACCACTTTTTGTTAGTTATGAACTGCTTTATAGCATTTTCATGGACTTAAATATGACAGTCAATTGTTAAAAGACATGATCCTTTAAATTCCATCCAGGTTTTACTCATTATTTGTCTTCTGGTATTGCTAATGAAAGTATTGCCTTGGGGCAGCTGACTCAAATTTCTCAACAACAGAACTTCACTCAATGCAccagaagagagaagaggttaTCAAACAGTCTCTGCTGGCAACTGCATTACCACAGGATGATAAAAAGCTTTGATAACAGCAGAGTAAATGTTCAGTGTTGGCTTTCCGATCTCACGCAAGTGCTTAGTATCTACAAGTTATTTTTTCATATGTGAACTGTTCGGAGGATAGAAAGGACATTATGTTTTTGAAAAGTAGgataaaaacatgcaaataactGGCATGGCCCTTTAAGACAAACTGATAAGGAGCAGGTTTTCTGTTTCCTAGAGACACAGATCAGATATTCAGGATGTGAGCATATAgatctcatttgttttttcttaccCACTCTGACGAAGAAACCTCGTTTAGGGATTTCAGCCTCCACCAGACAGTGGGCAGCAGTGATGACCCATAATTCACTGAGCAGAGATCCTCCACAGAAGGGTTCCGCTCTCCCAAGGGACTCTGAGTGAGACATGAGGgtcacctgcaaacacacacaggaactcAAATACTACTTTACCTTCTGAAATGCACCTCAGCTGGTACATGTCCGCATTTTCACCGCTCTACTCCACATGTTCAGTTCATACAGAAGCATTTTTATTCTTCAACAGCATTTACTAAAGTGATATAACACAAATGTGTCCATCTAATGAGTCTTTTTCTCAGGTCTAGGTATATATTCTAAAAGACATCCTATTTCATGTCTTCATAAGGGCTGATCTGGTGCTGAATATGGCATGTAACTTATCACCAAGGTCCGTTGTTTCTTGATGTCCGTGTTAGATGTAATCTTATATAACCAGACCTCTTATCAAGCTCACATGTGGAGTAAATCTAGACTTTAGAAAATCCTAAAACTACAAACCAACTGGCTGTgaagtttgaaaagaaaaaggcgTTCTTAAGCAGAAATGTACATACGTCCCCATTTTGCATCCCACACTACTGTACCTGCCACGGTATCTCTCCAGGAATGGCCTCATCACCTCCCACAATCCTCTGGTCAGTTTGGTCTTGTGCTGTGATGGTGGGGAGTGTGGGGGAGAAAGCTCCAGAGTGTAGCTGCTTCTCCTTTGTGGTCATTTCATTGCTGTTCATGGTAACCTCAGTGGGATCTGACTTCGCTGAACGTACGTCTATCACAGAGGGCACGGAGATGTTGAGCGGGTCAGAATCATTCACAGGGAGGTCGTAGTAGTCGTATAGCTGCGTTACATTGTCATCATAGTAGTCATCCTGCAGAACGGTGCTGAAACTGAGGTTCCTTTCAGTGGCTTTTATCGTGTTTGTTGACCGTGGGTTGAAGATAGACCTGGTGGCGGGGGTCACATCCACACGACCACAACTGAATGGTCCTGCAAAGAGACAGataacatatttttgttttcctagACATCAGAGAATATTACACGGTTagttttttaaatagtttttcaATAAACACTCTGGATTCGGAGCATCATAGGCAAAGATGcttatttgtcatttaattaaCATGCGTGTAAGGAATCATAGAAAAACATGGTGGACATGAAGATATTTCAAGAGTTTAGAGGAGTGAAAACTCAAATCTTAATGTTTGGCCTGCACGGTGTGGAAATCACCAGCTGACTGAGTGATTTATACAAAGTTGGTAGGTTTTGGCTTAGAATTTGTTGTATTTGGGCAGTTGCCTTTGTTTAAGTTCAAGCGGCTGCTCAAGTATCACTTGCTTTATATGCTGGTTTTCTGCGTGGTTCTCAATCAGTATTCAAGCTGTCAGCAATAACCGTAAATACTATActttatttgacagctataaacagcaacacacagttTATGAGCCAGTCGGCAATCCCTTAATGGATACCAAAGGGATGAGAGATGATTCCAGCTTTCTGTCGTATTGCTGTTTATGAGCCAGCTTGTATATCACTCTTAAGGTCTGGTTTGTGGCCGGGCTCTCTGCGGGTGAGGAAGTTTATGTACAGCAGCTGACACTAGGATTTAATTTAGTCACCACCGTCTCAACTGTGGGTGTAAATAAGTATTGAAATTTTGTACAGTGAGGTTCCAGTGTTCTTggattgttttcatttgtgcagGTCAGCCGTATACTCTGGTTTCCTCTTCTAGTACATTGAAGTGTTTAGAAAGCAGTTAGGGCTATGTTGagaactacaaaataaaaatataacctatatttttatattctaaaAATAAATTTCTAATTATATAGCAAGCTTTGCTGATTGGTGTATGTTGCATATCACTTTTATTTTACCTGATGGTTCACAGCTCCTCTTGTCTGAGGCAAGTTTGTAACCAGctgcacagtgacacagaggtTGCTCTGCCTGCATCACACAGAAATGGGAGCATCCGCCATTGTTGACTGAACACTGCTTGGCCACCTCTGGAAACAGAAttaatctctttttttaattatctcaGCACCCACACTGATACCatagtttacacacacacacacacacacacacacacacacacacacacacataattatattttgtatatactgtatattttttcaaAAGGAAAGTAAAGATCTCACCGATCTCACAGTTCTTGCCACCGAAGTCGGGTTTGCACCAACAAGTATAAGAGTTAATTCCATCTTTACACACACCTCCATTCTGGCAGGGGGGTGGCTTACACTGGTCACCATCTACACACAATTAtaaaaacacgcacacacaggttAAGAGGCGATTGTGTGCTTTAAATACTGAGCAACTGTGAGCACTCATCTTTCACTCGTCTCACCAATGTAGCCAGCCCAGAATTCTATCTGAAAGAGAAACACGAATGACAAATCAGAGTTCAGCCATTATTCACACTTGATTATAGTATACTGTGTGGTAATGGAATATTTGTGTGAATGTAACCTACAGTTTTCTCATCGTTTTCAAACACCTCCCTGGCCTCCTCCATTGTGCAGATTTCCTCTATACACTCCCGCTCCAGGTTGTCTTTCTGAACCATTTCTTCAAGGTGGCCGCTGTTGTACCTGCGCTGACGATGCAGCACCGTGTGTGCCGCctgctgagacacaaacacagctcctGTAAAAGAGGATAAAGAggacattattttttattcttcagtgGTACACCTAATAACAAAGGCTATACCAGGGATTTTCAGAGTTATTAACGTTATTAACATCAGTAGTTGTAAAAGAGCCAAACACACGACATATGAAAAGCAGACAAAAAATTAATGAACACAAACTCTGTAGCTACTGTAAGAAGCTACAGtataaatgaacagaaacctGCAAAAACCATTAGAGAGCAACATATAAGTTTAATTATTCGAAATGTTGATGAACCTTGAATCAGAAGACATTCAAAATACAGTTAAATGCATCGCCTCCATGTCACTCTGTCCCCTTTTACGCAGCTGCAGTGTCCTACCAGGTCAATTTTTACAACAACTGGAACTGGGTTATATTACAACCACCTTCAATAGCTACTGAGAcgatattaaatatttttagctGCGTATTACTTCAAGACTCGGGGTCAGAGATCAGGCCTGATAATCAGCTGCCTAACCACCAGACCTCTGCCTGCCTCCAGCCTCCTTAATCCATACCTGCTCCCCTGTTGTTTACCTGTGTTCTCCTCTGTGATTTCAGCTGGCAGTCCACACGCTGTCAGCGCTAAACCAGCAATGAGAGCCAGCAAACAAACTCTGGCCATCTTGTCTATGTCAGTCGTCCGTCTGCTTTAGACAGCAGAGCCAAAGCCTCAACTCGGTATTAAAGACTGATCCCCCGCTCCAAAGTACAGCAACTCTCTGTTTACTCACCTGGGAGGCCAGAgagtgtgtgcgcgcatgtgtttgtgtgtgttcacatctgtgtgtgcatacgtTTGAGAGTGAAAAAGGGTAAGGATAGGTgaaaagtgtgtgagagatactgaatgtgtgtgtacgatagagagatagagagagagagagagaagtataAAGTGATGTAAAGTGAAGTTTGAAAAGCAgatgattttattcagtcacGTCAGATTGAAattgagcaacagcagcaaatatTGACTGttgatgagaaagagagacagttCTGGACATCgtagtgggtgtgtgtgtctgtgtgtgtgtgtgcgtgtgcatgtgtttgttgaCATTACCAGCTGTTAATCATGTTGTTTATCATGATGAGTCTTGTCCGATAAGCAGCTTTTTCAGCATGGCTTACGTGAGTGTTTCAAATGGggtgaagagaaacacacacacacttgtatttCTACTTTTGTGAGTACCCTCATTCACATTATACATTCAATAgcccctaaccttaaccacaaCCATCTCAGCTACATGGCTAGCCCAAACTTTACCCTACATAGCCTGGATCTGTGTCACATTCTGACCTTAAAGTGTCAAAGAGATTATGTAACTAAGAATAAAGAGCATATTCTTCCTGATATAAACAGAAAGTGAGCAATAAAATGATGCTTAACTCAATGCTCTCAGTATTTTTAGTCCGGTATAATTACTAATGTTACGTAATCTTAGCAAACTTTACACAGATATTTATATAATCAACATCACTGAATAAGTTAAGTGACTTTTTGACTATTCTTTATCAAATTaacatttcccatcatgctGTAATTCATAACCATCACTTGTGgggacagcagcagcttttcagCCAAATTGGTTTAACCCTGTAACCAAGTCCTCACATAGCCCTCTGAAGACCAGAGGACCAAATGTTGTTGCTTTCCAAAAATGCACACTGCgcatcagaaaaaaacacacagaaaaacacacacacacatgaagacagGGCTAGGTCTAATCAGCATTTTAGTGACACAGCTATTATTGTAAATCTGTGCAGGTAAAGTCAGTGGAAAAAGAGACTGAGAATACAATCAAAACTCCTCAGGTGGTCCTTTAATTTACACATCCTagtaaaaaaaacccaaacacttAGACTCTGAGCTCCATCCTGAGTATTGAAGGCTGCCTGATTAGAGTGTGAGTTACACAGGGCGTGGCTGTGGACAAATCACTGTGACTGACAGCCAAGTCAGCTGGCCTTGAGCCAGCAGCTCCTTGGCAACAACAGCCTTGTGGAGATTTATTGGCTGAGGATGATTTAAATGGGGGTGAGGGACGATTGTATCTGTCTTTTTAGTGGAAATTAAGCAAGCCATTAAATTCATCCCCTCCCCTGTAAACTATAGATTCTACAGCTGGAAGAAATTGCAAGGGGAAGATAACAATTAGCAAGTTCTCTGCCCCTTTGGTAACAATTATGATTAAATCACCTCCTGCTGATTAGTGTCCTGGGACAGCTCCCAGGGctgtgaacagcagcagtgtaggaggagggggtggggggtcactGATGTCAGGCATGTTGGATGTACATGCACAGAGCAAAGCGGGTTAAAACCAGGAAAAGGCTTGCTGGGCGGGAGAGCTCGTCTCCTGTGTACAGAATCCCATCCAGGCTGTATTGTCATATGACTGGTTATTAAATCTAAGTATCtcatgtattgtttttttttttgcctgtaaGTTGATTACAGCAGCATTTATGTAACCGGATATTTACTGTCAACAGGCTGAAAGCTGGTGATGAGGAAAGAATATATGGTAAAAACAGGCATAAAAACACCTGT
The DNA window shown above is from Lates calcarifer isolate ASB-BC8 linkage group LG20, TLL_Latcal_v3, whole genome shotgun sequence and carries:
- the f9b gene encoding coagulation factor IXb, producing MARVCLLALIAGLALTACGLPAEITEENTGAVFVSQQAAHTVLHRQRRYNSGHLEEMVQKDNLERECIEEICTMEEAREVFENDEKTIEFWAGYIDGDQCKPPPCQNGGVCKDGINSYTCWCKPDFGGKNCEIEVAKQCSVNNGGCSHFCVMQAEQPLCHCAAGYKLASDKRSCEPSGPFSCGRVDVTPATRSIFNPRSTNTIKATERNLSFSTVLQDDYYDDNVTQLYDYYDLPVNDSDPLNISVPSVIDVRSAKSDPTEVTMNSNEMTTKEKQLHSGAFSPTLPTITAQDQTDQRIVGGDEAIPGEIPWQVTLMSHSESLGRAEPFCGGSLLSELWVITAAHCLVEAEIPKRGFFVRVGEHDVSQDEGPERNHVVAEQHIHSNYDYSKSPYNHDIALLKLASPVELSSKRRPICLGPKDFTETILRESGTSLVSGWGRLKFQGLEANKLQKLEVPYVDRTQCKQSSRDHITRFMFCAGFRSEAKDSCQGDSGGPHATNYKGTWFLTGVVSWGEECAKDGKYGIYTRVSRYYPWISQTTGIQIN